From one Meiothermus sp. CFH 77666 genomic stretch:
- a CDS encoding ribose-phosphate pyrophosphokinase: MGGASVTEQRLGSELVEDVQHTNSGHVKLFCGNANRPLAEAVARALGIQLGKATVERFPDGEVRVRLLESIRGDDVYLIQPTAPPVNDNLMELLVLADAVRRSSAGRINAVIPYFGYARQDKQTQGREPITARLVAGLLEHVGIHRVITVDLHAPQIQGFFYQPVDELSAVRLFAEYLESQRLTENAVVVSPDSGRAEQARRLSERLNLPLAILAKRRTGPRETQVSYVIGDVAGKRPLIIDDIISTGGTIRRGVEALVAAGAIPEVIVMASHAVLVGSARENLAHPAIREVVFTDTIALNPALGYTILPTAPLLAQAIRRVHTNQSVSVLI; the protein is encoded by the coding sequence ATGGGGGGAGCATCCGTAACGGAGCAGCGACTGGGTTCAGAACTGGTAGAGGATGTTCAGCACACTAACAGCGGACATGTCAAACTCTTTTGCGGCAACGCCAACCGCCCCCTGGCCGAAGCAGTCGCCCGAGCCTTGGGCATACAACTGGGCAAGGCCACCGTGGAGCGCTTCCCCGACGGCGAGGTGCGGGTGCGCCTGCTGGAAAGCATCCGCGGCGACGATGTGTACCTGATCCAGCCCACTGCGCCCCCGGTCAACGATAACCTGATGGAACTGCTGGTGCTGGCCGACGCGGTACGCCGCAGCAGCGCAGGCCGCATCAACGCGGTCATTCCCTACTTTGGCTACGCCCGCCAGGATAAACAAACCCAGGGCCGGGAGCCCATTACCGCCCGGCTGGTGGCGGGCCTTTTGGAACATGTGGGCATCCACCGGGTCATTACCGTGGACCTGCACGCCCCCCAGATTCAGGGCTTTTTTTATCAACCGGTGGACGAGCTTTCGGCAGTACGGCTTTTTGCTGAGTATCTGGAAAGCCAGCGCCTGACCGAAAATGCGGTGGTGGTCTCGCCCGACTCGGGCCGGGCCGAGCAGGCTCGCAGGCTCTCCGAGCGGCTGAACCTGCCCCTGGCCATCCTGGCCAAACGCCGCACCGGCCCCCGCGAAACCCAGGTCAGCTATGTGATTGGGGACGTGGCGGGCAAGCGTCCCCTTATCATTGATGACATCATCTCCACCGGCGGCACCATTCGGCGGGGCGTAGAGGCTTTGGTGGCTGCGGGAGCCATCCCGGAGGTCATCGTGATGGCCTCGCACGCGGTGCTGGTGGGCAGTGCCCGCGAGAACCTGGCCCACCCGGCCATCCGCGAGGTGGTCTTCACCGACACCATTGCGCTAAACCCGGCGCTGGGCTACACCATCCTGCCCACCGCGCCCCTGCTGGCCCAGGCCATAAGGCGGGTGCATACCAACCAGTCGGTGAGTGTGCTGATCTAG
- the mtnN gene encoding 5'-methylthioadenosine/S-adenosylhomocysteine nucleosidase, with protein MSVVALFAAEGVEAQALRKQLSLQQAVDGPWTIHQGELGRYPVVLIETGVGKAAAAAAVAYAKVRFNPAQSFWVGVAGALNPDLKTLDLILAQDAVQYDVDITAFGRAPGELATGERFIPADAGLTSKVLRTALAMGLPIYLGRIASADRFLAHRSEAEEVRRVFAADAVEMEGAAALWAAKRMGMPMALLRAITDQAGSEAPTAFETFLESASERLASLIGQVLNS; from the coding sequence ATGTCCGTGGTCGCTCTTTTTGCTGCCGAAGGCGTCGAAGCCCAGGCTCTGCGCAAACAGCTCAGCTTGCAACAGGCCGTGGATGGCCCCTGGACCATCCACCAGGGGGAGCTGGGGCGCTATCCGGTGGTGCTCATCGAAACCGGGGTGGGCAAAGCAGCCGCCGCTGCGGCAGTAGCCTATGCCAAGGTTCGTTTCAACCCGGCCCAGTCGTTCTGGGTGGGCGTGGCCGGGGCTTTGAACCCTGACCTCAAAACCCTCGATCTGATCCTGGCCCAGGATGCCGTGCAGTACGACGTGGACATTACGGCGTTTGGCCGTGCACCGGGTGAGCTGGCTACCGGCGAACGCTTTATTCCTGCCGATGCAGGGCTCACCTCCAAGGTTTTGCGCACGGCCCTGGCCATGGGCTTGCCTATCTACCTGGGGCGTATTGCCAGTGCCGACCGCTTTCTGGCCCACCGCAGCGAGGCCGAAGAAGTACGCCGGGTGTTCGCCGCCGATGCGGTGGAAATGGAAGGCGCCGCCGCCCTCTGGGCCGCCAAGCGCATGGGTATGCCGATGGCCCTGCTGCGGGCCATTACCGACCAGGCCGGCAGCGAAGCCCCCACAGCCTTCGAAACTTTTTTGGAGAGCGCCTCGGAACGACTGGCCAGTCTGATTGGCCAGGTGTTGAACAGTTGA